One Helianthus annuus cultivar XRQ/B chromosome 7, HanXRQr2.0-SUNRISE, whole genome shotgun sequence genomic region harbors:
- the LOC110883469 gene encoding uncharacterized protein LOC110883469, which yields MPPYGNIRYSHLTHPHSHPPISMSDRPPEPVNRPILFRRPVFSSEVTTQHPPSSSSKTDHHHHSERSEGEEREGLERRERERERPLRERRSAEVGSRPTLGERATGRQGYRRRRRRSQRQWSLR from the exons ATGCCCCCATATGGAAACATCAGATACTCACATCTCACCCACCCACACTCTCACCCTCCTATCTCGATGTCTGACCGGCCACCGGAGCCGGTTAACCGGCCGATTCTATTCCGGCGGCCTGTGTTTTCCAGCGAGGTCACAACACAACACCCCCCCTCTTCGAGCAGCAAGacagaccaccaccaccactcggAAAGGAGTGAAGGGGAGGAGAGAGAGGGACTGgaacgaagagagagagagagagagagaccgttAAGAGAGAGAAGATCGGCGGAAGTAGGGAGCCGGCCGACACTTGGAGAACGGGCGACTGGCCGACAAGGATACCGGCGGCGTCGCCGCCGTTCACAGCGGCAGTG GTCACTTCGGTGA